One window from the genome of Coleofasciculus sp. FACHB-T130 encodes:
- a CDS encoding DUF309 domain-containing protein: MTEEIPSEFWQGIEEFNQHEFYACHDTLEALWMEASEPEKRFYQGVLQIAVGCYHLGNLNWRGAVILLGEGMRRLEAYEPAYSGIDVTELREQSAELLTALQQAGAENVVDFVEQMQQNENASQLPKIVRVEA, encoded by the coding sequence ATGACTGAAGAAATCCCATCTGAATTTTGGCAAGGGATCGAAGAGTTTAATCAGCATGAATTTTACGCCTGCCACGACACCTTAGAGGCTCTGTGGATGGAAGCCAGCGAGCCGGAAAAAAGGTTTTATCAGGGAGTGCTGCAAATTGCCGTTGGATGTTATCACCTAGGCAACCTTAACTGGCGCGGTGCAGTTATTTTACTGGGAGAGGGAATGCGCCGCTTGGAGGCATACGAACCTGCTTACAGTGGAATTGATGTCACCGAACTGCGGGAACAGAGTGCCGAACTGTTGACGGCACTGCAACAAGCTGGAGCAGAAAACGTGGTTGATTTTGTAGAACAGATGCAACAAAACGAGAATGCTTCACAGTTACCGAAAATAGTGCGAGTAGAGGCTTAG
- a CDS encoding response regulator transcription factor codes for MKKILLVDDDRTLRTVLTRYLQNQGYLVQDVSSGMEALSAFEQAPPDLVVSDVMMPEMDGLEFCRRLRATPIGQLVPFIFLSGKGELEDRIQGHTIGADDYLTKPFDPRELVAKIEAQLERSRRIHAEMVRLMQQMATSSTAATATLGALGSATCEPLPLTPAEQRVFWEVIQGFTNKQISDRLFISPRTVQTHLSNILSKLELENRSQLVRFAFEHGYRPPTHEEP; via the coding sequence ATGAAAAAAATTTTGCTCGTTGATGATGATAGAACCCTGCGAACTGTCTTGACACGCTACCTGCAAAACCAGGGGTATCTGGTTCAGGATGTAAGTTCTGGTATGGAGGCACTAAGCGCTTTTGAACAAGCTCCACCGGATTTGGTGGTCAGCGATGTGATGATGCCGGAGATGGACGGTTTGGAATTCTGCCGACGCCTGCGAGCAACTCCTATCGGGCAATTGGTACCGTTTATCTTTTTGTCAGGTAAAGGAGAGCTAGAAGACCGAATTCAAGGTCATACGATTGGGGCAGATGATTATCTGACTAAACCCTTCGATCCCAGGGAATTAGTCGCAAAAATTGAAGCTCAGCTAGAGCGATCGCGCCGCATCCATGCGGAAATGGTACGGTTGATGCAGCAGATGGCAACCAGTTCCACCGCAGCGACAGCAACTCTGGGAGCGTTGGGTTCTGCCACCTGCGAGCCACTTCCGTTAACACCCGCAGAGCAAAGAGTTTTTTGGGAGGTGATTCAGGGATTTACCAATAAACAAATTAGCGATCGCTTGTTTATCAGTCCGCGCACCGTTCAGACCCATCTTAGTAACATCCTCAGTAAGCTGGAACTAGAGAATCGCTCTCAACTAGTTCGATTTGCTTTTGAACACGGATACCGACCTCCCACCCATGAAGAGCCGTGA
- a CDS encoding LptA/OstA family protein: protein MMSSFQFNQSLMRRLGLVLMLPAVLAGAIAIPTPIQTAQAQTADDGRALTVRSDVQEANSKTGVVTARGNVQMYYPSRQIQATAAQAQYFSKERRIVLSGNVYVLQQGNSLRGETITYLIDEGRFVALPQSNRQVESVYLVADPNSPTTPVAPPAPAVNPKPAFKTPNSR, encoded by the coding sequence ATGATGTCCTCATTTCAATTTAATCAAAGTCTAATGCGTCGCCTGGGATTAGTGCTGATGCTTCCAGCTGTCCTAGCAGGAGCGATCGCTATCCCCACCCCAATCCAAACCGCCCAAGCCCAAACCGCCGATGACGGACGCGCCCTCACCGTCCGTTCTGATGTGCAAGAAGCCAACTCGAAAACAGGTGTAGTAACAGCTCGTGGCAACGTGCAAATGTATTACCCCTCGCGGCAGATTCAGGCAACTGCTGCCCAAGCTCAGTATTTCAGCAAAGAACGCCGCATCGTTCTGAGTGGTAACGTCTACGTCCTGCAACAAGGCAATAGTCTCCGAGGCGAGACAATCACCTATTTGATCGATGAAGGACGCTTTGTTGCCCTGCCTCAGTCCAATCGGCAGGTAGAATCAGTTTATCTGGTCGCCGATCCAAATTCTCCAACTACACCCGTAGCGCCACCGGCTCCCGCCGTCAATCCTAAACCAGCCTTCAAAACGCCGAATAGTCGCTAG
- a CDS encoding GUN4 domain-containing protein yields the protein MTDQTTADLPYTTQDLTDLRCKFESGSEKTQLQLLPELLKAGNAGLEVLMEFLRNNQSTPTNLVTAKAYQTLYNANLPAATEFLQTHFPSGIIPLHSERGIDYSSLQHLLLQQDFLAADRLTLQKLCELAGAQAVQRKWLYFTEVENFPIPDLQTINSLWFLHSEGKFGFSVQREIWLSLGKDFLKFWPKIGWKSGNNWTRYPNEFTWDLSAPRGHLPLSNQLRGVRVIAALLSHPAWSS from the coding sequence ATGACAGACCAAACGACTGCCGACCTACCATACACCACCCAAGACCTCACCGACCTACGCTGCAAGTTTGAGTCGGGTTCTGAAAAAACGCAACTACAACTCCTCCCAGAACTTCTAAAAGCGGGTAATGCCGGTTTGGAGGTACTGATGGAATTTTTACGTAACAATCAGTCAACTCCTACCAATTTAGTTACAGCTAAAGCCTACCAGACCCTCTACAACGCCAATTTGCCAGCTGCAACTGAATTTCTTCAAACCCATTTCCCTTCCGGCATTATCCCCTTACACTCAGAACGCGGCATCGACTACAGTTCCCTGCAACACCTGCTCTTGCAACAAGACTTTCTTGCCGCTGACCGCCTAACCTTGCAAAAGCTGTGTGAATTGGCAGGTGCTCAGGCTGTACAGAGAAAATGGTTGTACTTTACAGAGGTAGAAAACTTCCCCATTCCTGATTTACAAACCATCAATAGCCTGTGGTTCCTACACTCGGAGGGCAAATTCGGTTTTTCCGTGCAACGGGAAATCTGGCTGAGTCTCGGCAAAGACTTCTTAAAGTTCTGGCCCAAAATTGGCTGGAAGAGCGGCAACAACTGGACTCGATATCCCAACGAGTTTACCTGGGATCTCAGTGCCCCTAGGGGTCATCTGCCTCTGTCAAATCAGCTGCGGGGTGTCCGGGTGATTGCCGCCTTGTTATCTCATCCCGCCTGGTCAAGTTGA
- a CDS encoding DUF58 domain-containing protein — translation MNIGNRIADWLETRWVTPAYAGWILGIIAVCFFGAATNTMAGWLYVISGLSFALLGIAGFLSVRSLRHLQVTRRPIQPVSVGDDLTIELEIENPVNHPKTLLLVRDVLPFVLGQPVQTAIETISPHSVHHWVYYLPTQKRGVYRWNTVQLRTAAPVGLFWCRRQREVAATAFVYPTVLPLTNCPMVDEIGQEKSPLFLSLDRRSQAATEGVTRSLRPYRVGDPIRLIHWRTSARYGEFQVRELEVFTGGQEVIICLDSATSWNPEHFEQAVIAAASLYFYASGRQLSVKLWTAFTGLVQGHRVVLETLAATYAGEDARVGDPPTLPLIWLTPNHVTLSSLPPGSRWMLWMPESLTEPAMPVNRNSPGIVINTEQPLQLQLQSPLK, via the coding sequence ATGAATATCGGTAATCGGATAGCAGACTGGCTGGAAACTCGGTGGGTAACGCCAGCCTACGCGGGGTGGATATTGGGAATCATCGCCGTCTGTTTTTTTGGAGCTGCCACGAACACAATGGCGGGGTGGCTGTATGTTATTAGTGGCCTCAGCTTTGCGCTACTCGGAATTGCAGGCTTCCTATCCGTGCGATCGCTTCGCCATCTTCAAGTCACCCGACGCCCTATCCAGCCCGTCAGCGTCGGCGACGATTTAACCATTGAATTAGAAATTGAAAATCCGGTTAACCATCCCAAAACCTTACTTTTAGTCCGGGACGTTCTTCCCTTTGTACTGGGACAACCCGTACAAACGGCAATTGAAACGATTTCTCCTCATAGCGTTCACCACTGGGTTTACTACCTACCCACGCAAAAACGTGGGGTTTATCGCTGGAACACGGTACAACTGAGAACTGCTGCCCCTGTGGGATTATTCTGGTGTCGCCGTCAGCGTGAAGTTGCCGCTACAGCATTTGTTTATCCCACCGTTTTACCCCTCACCAACTGCCCGATGGTGGATGAAATTGGGCAAGAAAAAAGTCCCTTGTTTCTAAGTTTAGATCGCCGTTCTCAAGCTGCCACAGAAGGAGTCACGCGATCGCTTCGCCCCTATCGAGTCGGCGATCCCATTCGTTTAATCCACTGGCGAACCAGCGCCCGTTACGGTGAATTCCAGGTGCGCGAACTAGAAGTTTTTACGGGTGGACAAGAAGTAATTATCTGCCTCGATAGCGCCACCAGTTGGAATCCAGAGCATTTTGAGCAAGCAGTTATTGCGGCAGCATCCCTATACTTTTATGCCAGTGGGCGTCAGTTAAGTGTAAAACTTTGGACAGCGTTCACAGGTTTAGTGCAAGGTCATCGCGTGGTTTTAGAAACTCTAGCCGCAACCTACGCCGGAGAAGATGCCCGTGTTGGAGATCCACCGACGCTTCCCTTAATCTGGCTGACTCCCAATCATGTTACTCTAAGCTCTTTACCCCCCGGTAGCCGTTGGATGCTCTGGATGCCGGAGTCTTTAACTGAGCCTGCAATGCCCGTAAATCGTAATTCCCCTGGAATTGTCATTAATACCGAGCAGCCGCTACAACTTCAGCTACAATCCCCTCTGAAGTAG
- a CDS encoding NADP-dependent isocitrate dehydrogenase, whose product MYEKITPPDMGERIIFKDGEPVVPDNPIVPFIRGDGTGIDLWPAAQKVFDAAVQAAYGGKRTISWFKIYAGDEACEKYGTYQYLPQDTLDVIKEYGIAIKGPLTTPIGGGIRSLNVALRQIFDLYSCVRPCKYYPGTPSPHKSPEKLDVIIYRENTEDIYLGIEWRQGSEIGNKLIDILNNELIPATPEHGKKQIPLDSGIGIKPISKTGSQRLVRRAIKNALRLPKHKQMVTLVHKGNIMKYTEGAFRDWGYEVASAEFRAECVTERESWILDNKARNPEITLEENARQIEPGYDALTAEKKAQITREVEDVLNAIWETHGNGQWKDKVMVNDRIADSIFQQIQTRPDEYSILATMNLNGDYLSDAAAAIVGGLGMGPGANIGDRCAIFEATHGTAPKHAGLDRVNPGSVILSGVMMLEFMGWQEAADLIKHGLGQAISNGEVTYDLARLMEPPVEPLKCSEFASAIIKYFQSN is encoded by the coding sequence ATGTACGAAAAAATCACTCCTCCTGACATGGGCGAACGTATCATCTTCAAAGATGGCGAACCCGTTGTTCCAGACAACCCGATCGTTCCTTTCATTCGCGGAGACGGCACGGGCATCGACCTCTGGCCCGCCGCCCAGAAGGTCTTTGATGCCGCTGTCCAAGCTGCTTATGGTGGCAAGCGAACAATCAGCTGGTTCAAAATCTACGCCGGGGATGAAGCCTGTGAGAAGTACGGCACCTACCAATATTTGCCCCAAGATACCCTAGACGTAATTAAAGAATACGGTATTGCCATCAAAGGGCCGCTAACAACCCCGATTGGGGGCGGCATCCGGTCGCTGAATGTGGCACTGCGTCAGATTTTTGACCTTTACTCCTGTGTCCGCCCCTGCAAGTATTACCCAGGCACCCCCTCTCCCCACAAAAGCCCGGAGAAACTCGATGTCATCATCTATCGAGAAAATACAGAAGACATCTACCTGGGAATTGAGTGGCGTCAAGGCAGCGAAATTGGCAACAAATTGATTGACATCCTCAATAATGAGCTAATTCCAGCTACGCCAGAACACGGCAAAAAGCAAATTCCCCTAGACTCTGGAATCGGCATCAAGCCAATTAGTAAGACGGGTTCCCAGCGCCTAGTGCGCCGTGCGATCAAGAATGCCCTGCGCCTACCCAAGCATAAACAGATGGTGACGCTGGTGCATAAGGGCAACATCATGAAGTACACCGAAGGCGCTTTCCGCGATTGGGGTTACGAAGTAGCGAGCGCTGAGTTTCGCGCTGAGTGCGTTACAGAACGAGAATCATGGATTCTGGACAACAAAGCCCGTAATCCAGAGATTACCTTGGAAGAAAACGCCCGTCAGATTGAGCCTGGGTACGACGCCTTGACGGCAGAGAAAAAAGCCCAAATCACTCGTGAAGTGGAAGATGTTCTCAATGCCATCTGGGAAACCCACGGCAACGGTCAGTGGAAAGACAAGGTGATGGTGAACGATCGAATTGCTGACAGCATTTTCCAACAGATTCAGACTCGACCGGATGAATATTCCATCCTCGCTACGATGAACCTGAATGGTGATTATTTGTCAGATGCAGCGGCAGCGATTGTCGGTGGGCTGGGGATGGGGCCAGGAGCCAATATTGGCGATCGATGCGCCATCTTTGAAGCGACTCACGGCACCGCACCGAAGCACGCTGGACTCGATCGGGTAAACCCCGGGTCGGTCATTTTGTCAGGCGTGATGATGTTGGAATTTATGGGCTGGCAGGAGGCAGCTGACTTGATTAAGCATGGCCTCGGTCAGGCGATCTCTAACGGCGAAGTGACCTATGATTTGGCTCGACTCATGGAACCGCCGGTGGAGCCTCTGAAATGCTCGGAATTTGCCTCCGCCATCATCAAATACTTCCAAAGTAATTAG
- the lptB gene encoding LPS export ABC transporter ATP-binding protein, translating into MKIVLENIHKSYGKRAIVNRVNLSVAQGEVVGLLGPNGAGKTTTFYIATGLEKPDQGTVWLNDQDITTLPIHKRAHLGIGYLAQEASIFRNLTVQDNILLVLEQTGVPRREWQNRLNGLLQEFRLEKVANTLGIRVSGGERRRTELARSLASGREGPKFLLLDEPFAGVDPIAVSEIQKIIAGLRDRYMGILITDHNVRETLAITDRAYIMRDGQILASGNSEELYNNPLVRQYYLGDDFQR; encoded by the coding sequence ATGAAAATCGTACTGGAGAATATTCACAAGTCTTACGGCAAACGTGCGATCGTCAATCGCGTCAACCTTTCGGTGGCGCAAGGGGAAGTCGTGGGACTACTCGGCCCTAACGGTGCTGGGAAAACGACGACCTTTTACATTGCAACTGGCTTGGAAAAACCCGATCAGGGTACGGTTTGGCTGAATGACCAGGACATCACTACCTTACCCATCCACAAACGAGCGCATTTAGGCATTGGCTATCTTGCTCAGGAAGCCAGTATTTTCCGCAACCTCACCGTCCAAGACAATATTCTCTTGGTGCTGGAACAAACAGGCGTGCCTCGTCGCGAGTGGCAAAACCGTCTAAATGGTTTGCTGCAAGAGTTTCGGCTAGAAAAAGTAGCAAATACGCTGGGGATTCGGGTATCTGGGGGAGAACGTCGGCGCACCGAGTTGGCGAGATCCTTAGCGTCGGGACGAGAAGGACCAAAATTTTTGCTATTGGATGAGCCGTTTGCCGGTGTCGATCCGATTGCCGTATCGGAGATTCAAAAAATTATTGCCGGACTGCGCGATCGCTACATGGGCATCTTGATTACCGATCACAACGTCCGCGAAACCCTCGCCATCACCGATCGAGCCTACATTATGCGCGACGGACAAATCCTCGCCTCTGGCAATTCAGAAGAACTCTACAATAACCCCTTAGTGCGACAGTACTACTTAGGAGATGACTTCCAAAGATAG
- a CDS encoding GAF domain-containing sensor histidine kinase, producing MAAPESRLFCRLDGLTPAVREQQRFAALGELGLLEAEMVPVFEEATQTAARFLEAPICILSLMAQDKQRIKAAVGLSRLGLMNDLATSRQLPRHQSLCTYVVDSHQVLIAGDTLTNRAFAETALVQHYGIRAYLGTPLLSSSGICLGTLAVMDLVPRNFTSKDIDFLELMARWSLSEFERNRLFLETRQLGSLERTNSSYWFAKPSPNGQPETGKDLGYNAASNNSSMGSNAGEVLSLTRSTPSPSATSSVKVKLLSQLSQELRTPLTSIMGMASVLGREVYGPLTTKQKEYLEIIHNSGQHLVSLVDEILSLGGLDEVSQKLDFTSVDIEMLCQQAINNLQQIASGRQQQIRLSVEPGKRIWLLDKDKVRQILYYLIFNLINSGSAGGVVRIHVSRKIEKLNIAVWVSHPWLGDGLPQIEFYAQSDMSPNHHLEPALSEASVAYIQEPYSVPSLTSMNQLLLNDSRAADSAVSEGLSHLSVGNGSRESLGLLLSCLLAEIHGGHISVQGSPEAGYRYVVSLPQVDAVETIGDD from the coding sequence ATGGCAGCCCCAGAAAGCAGACTTTTTTGTCGTTTGGATGGTTTGACACCGGCAGTACGAGAACAACAAAGGTTCGCTGCTTTGGGAGAATTGGGTCTACTTGAAGCAGAGATGGTTCCAGTGTTCGAGGAAGCTACTCAAACAGCAGCCCGATTTTTGGAAGCGCCGATTTGCATTTTAAGTTTAATGGCTCAAGACAAGCAGCGGATCAAAGCAGCTGTGGGTTTATCACGATTAGGGTTGATGAACGATCTCGCCACGTCCCGGCAGCTCCCACGCCATCAATCTTTGTGTACTTATGTGGTCGATAGTCATCAAGTTTTGATTGCTGGCGATACGCTAACAAATCGAGCGTTTGCTGAAACTGCTCTTGTGCAGCACTACGGCATCCGTGCCTATCTAGGGACACCGCTGCTATCATCTAGTGGAATCTGCCTGGGCACCCTGGCAGTGATGGACTTAGTGCCTCGTAACTTTACTAGCAAAGATATTGACTTTTTGGAACTTATGGCTCGCTGGAGTCTGAGTGAATTTGAGAGAAACCGTCTGTTTTTAGAAACGCGACAATTGGGGTCTTTAGAGCGTACCAACTCCAGCTATTGGTTTGCCAAACCGTCACCTAACGGGCAACCAGAAACGGGTAAAGACCTGGGATACAATGCCGCCTCGAACAACAGCAGTATGGGCAGCAATGCGGGTGAAGTGTTGTCCCTGACCCGTTCAACCCCTAGCCCCTCTGCAACTAGCTCCGTTAAAGTCAAACTGCTATCCCAGCTGTCACAGGAACTGCGGACTCCGTTGACTTCAATTATGGGGATGGCAAGTGTTTTGGGACGCGAAGTTTATGGGCCATTAACGACCAAGCAGAAGGAATACCTGGAGATTATCCACAACAGCGGTCAGCACTTAGTGTCGCTAGTTGATGAAATTTTGTCTCTGGGAGGGTTGGATGAGGTTAGCCAAAAACTCGATTTCACCTCTGTGGACATCGAAATGCTGTGTCAACAGGCGATTAATAACCTGCAACAGATTGCGTCTGGGCGGCAGCAACAGATTCGTCTATCTGTAGAGCCTGGAAAGCGCATCTGGTTGCTTGACAAGGATAAAGTGCGGCAAATTCTTTACTACCTGATTTTTAATCTAATTAACTCAGGGAGTGCAGGAGGTGTGGTTCGCATTCATGTCTCTCGCAAAATCGAAAAGCTGAACATTGCGGTGTGGGTTTCTCATCCCTGGCTAGGAGATGGTCTACCGCAGATTGAGTTTTATGCCCAGTCCGATATGTCGCCAAATCATCACTTAGAACCAGCTCTCTCAGAAGCCAGTGTTGCTTACATTCAAGAGCCGTACTCCGTGCCGTCCCTCACATCAATGAATCAATTGTTGCTGAATGACTCTCGTGCCGCTGATTCTGCCGTCTCAGAAGGGCTGTCCCATTTATCAGTCGGCAATGGTTCTCGTGAAAGTTTGGGGTTGTTGCTGAGCTGTTTATTGGCAGAAATTCATGGTGGGCACATTTCTGTTCAAGGCTCTCCAGAAGCGGGATATCGCTATGTAGTCAGCTTGCCACAGGTGGATGCGGTGGAAACAATTGGTGATGATTGA
- a CDS encoding LptF/LptG family permease yields MTKSFNPLSPLISTVSVMDRYIGTELVAPFLFGMGFFSSIGVTIGSLFDLMRRTVDVGLPASLVLKVLLLSLPQFMAYAFPASVLLAALLTYSRLSADSELVALRSCGVSIYRLVLPAIVLSFVVTGIAFTFNEYVVPAANYQAKVSLDKALNKEKPSFQERNIFYPEYTKVKLPNGQREQVLKRLFYAEKFDGQKMEGLTILDWSQEGLNQIVTSQSAAWNPGQNTWDFFKGTIYLISPDASYRNILKFEHQQLQLPRTALDLANSGRDYGEMNLAQARERLKLERLSGNQQKIRKLLIRIHQKIALPFACVVFGIVGAALANRPTRTSKATGFGISVIVIFAYYLLMSVGDALGLSNFLSPVIAAWLPNLFGLGAGAWFLLRAAR; encoded by the coding sequence ATGACCAAATCTTTCAATCCGCTCTCCCCCCTGATTTCGACAGTCTCGGTGATGGATCGCTATATTGGCACCGAGCTGGTCGCGCCTTTCCTATTTGGCATGGGATTCTTTTCTTCCATCGGGGTAACGATTGGCAGTTTATTTGACCTGATGAGAAGGACTGTGGATGTAGGTCTACCAGCATCGCTCGTTTTGAAAGTCCTGCTGTTAAGTCTGCCACAGTTTATGGCGTATGCCTTTCCCGCCTCAGTGCTACTGGCTGCCTTATTAACCTATAGTCGTCTCTCCGCTGACAGTGAGTTGGTTGCCCTGCGTAGCTGCGGGGTGAGTATTTATCGATTGGTGCTACCAGCGATCGTCCTGAGTTTTGTTGTGACCGGCATCGCCTTTACGTTTAATGAGTATGTAGTACCCGCGGCGAACTATCAAGCCAAAGTTAGTCTAGATAAAGCTCTAAATAAAGAAAAGCCATCTTTCCAAGAACGCAATATTTTCTATCCAGAATATACGAAAGTCAAGCTACCCAATGGTCAAAGAGAGCAAGTGCTAAAACGCCTGTTCTATGCAGAAAAATTTGACGGTCAGAAGATGGAGGGATTGACAATTCTAGATTGGTCTCAGGAGGGTCTCAATCAAATTGTTACTTCGCAATCTGCTGCTTGGAATCCAGGACAAAACACCTGGGATTTTTTCAAAGGCACGATTTATTTAATCTCTCCCGATGCTTCCTACCGCAATATTTTGAAGTTTGAACACCAACAGTTGCAGCTGCCTCGTACCGCCTTGGATTTGGCAAATTCTGGGCGCGACTACGGCGAAATGAATCTTGCACAAGCCAGAGAACGGCTGAAATTAGAACGCCTCAGTGGTAATCAACAAAAAATTCGCAAGCTTCTGATCCGCATTCACCAAAAAATAGCTTTACCCTTTGCTTGTGTCGTTTTTGGTATTGTGGGTGCCGCTTTAGCCAATAGACCGACTCGCACCAGTAAAGCGACGGGTTTTGGGATTAGCGTGATCGTCATTTTTGCTTACTATTTGTTAATGTCCGTCGGTGATGCTCTGGGACTAAGTAACTTCCTCTCTCCCGTGATTGCTGCTTGGTTACCGAATCTGTTTGGATTGGGAGCGGGGGCGTGGTTCCTGCTTCGAGCTGCCCGCTAA
- a CDS encoding adenylyltransferase/cytidyltransferase family protein, which produces MISGVYTLNELSQAIAADPSRWRPLVFTNGCFDLLHTGHVRYLQVAKSLGRSLVVGLNSDQSVRAIKPHQQGLPPRPIVPEQQRAEVLAALKPVDGVVIFDSLTATGLIETLKPDIYVKGGDYSLETLPETPAVQAYGGQIELVKVEIPTSTTAMIDRILHSND; this is translated from the coding sequence ATGATTTCAGGCGTTTATACACTAAATGAATTAAGTCAAGCGATCGCGGCAGATCCTAGCCGATGGCGACCGCTAGTATTTACTAACGGGTGCTTTGATTTACTCCATACAGGTCATGTTCGATATTTACAAGTAGCAAAGTCCTTGGGGCGATCGCTCGTCGTGGGGTTAAATAGTGATCAGTCCGTCCGTGCAATCAAGCCCCATCAGCAGGGATTGCCTCCCCGACCTATCGTGCCTGAGCAGCAGCGGGCTGAAGTTCTCGCCGCCCTTAAGCCCGTGGATGGAGTGGTAATCTTCGACTCATTGACAGCCACTGGCTTAATTGAAACACTCAAGCCCGATATCTATGTCAAAGGAGGCGACTACAGCTTGGAAACCCTGCCTGAAACACCTGCCGTTCAGGCATACGGAGGTCAGATTGAATTGGTCAAAGTGGAAATTCCCACCTCGACCACAGCGATGATTGACCGCATCCTGCACTCGAATGATTAG
- a CDS encoding ferredoxin thioredoxin reductase catalytic beta subunit: MNPSETETKSSEKSLEAMRHFSETYAKRTGTYFCVDPSVTAVVIEGLAKHKDDLGAPLCPCRHYEDKEAEVHATFWNCPCVPMRERKECHCMLFLTEDNEFRGEMQEISLEEIKAVRDSM; the protein is encoded by the coding sequence ATGAACCCATCAGAAACTGAAACAAAATCTAGCGAAAAAAGTCTAGAGGCGATGCGCCATTTCTCCGAAACTTACGCCAAGCGTACCGGCACCTACTTCTGCGTCGATCCTTCCGTAACAGCCGTAGTGATTGAAGGACTCGCCAAGCATAAGGATGATCTGGGTGCCCCTTTGTGTCCCTGTCGCCACTACGAAGATAAAGAAGCAGAGGTACATGCAACTTTCTGGAATTGTCCTTGCGTACCGATGCGAGAGCGAAAAGAGTGCCACTGCATGTTATTTCTGACAGAAGATAACGAGTTTCGGGGTGAGATGCAGGAAATCTCTCTTGAAGAAATTAAAGCTGTACGCGATAGTATGTAA